The sequence GCGGCAACGGCCTGGAGGCGGTGCAGAAGTTCACCGACGAAGCGCTGACCACGTGCCCCGACTGCCAGGGACGGCTCCGCAAGGTCTTCTCGGCGGTGGGTGTCGTCTTCAAGGGCTCCGGTTTCTACCGGACCGACAGCCGCTCCTCCTCCAGCAGCTCGGTGGGTTCCGGCTCGTCGTCGACCTCGTCGTCGACGTCGCCCGCGAGCTCCTCCTCGGGCTCGTCCTCGTCGGGCTCCTCGGGTTCGTCGGGGTCCTCGGCCCCCGCCGCCAGCCCCGCCCCGGCGGCCGGCTGAGTTCCGGCCGGGCCGCGGCACCAGCTTCTCGGACGGCCCGCCGTTCCCGTTCTCCACGGGTGCGGCGGGCCTTTCGCGCGTTCGGCGGCAGGTGCCGGGGCGGGGCGCGGAAGGCGGGTCCCGGAAGGCTGGTCCCGGAAGGCTGGTCCCGGAAGACGGGGCGGAGAGCACGGATCCCGAAGGACGGGTCGCGGAGGACGGGTTCTGTCAGCGCGGGGCGGGCCGGTTCACCCCTGCGAGTGGGTCCCGTTGTCCACAGGCCCGGGTTGTCCACAGGTTCTGGAAACGGAGTTCCGGCGGTCGCGCGGGGCGGCCCAGAGTGGGCACCGCAAGCCCCGAGCCCGACCGTGGAGGTGCCCGTGACCACCGCTTCGTCCGCCCTGCCGCCCCGTCCGCTGCCGATCCCCCCGCTGCCCGCGCCGACCGTTCCACCCCGGCAGCCGGTGCCCTCGTTCCCGCCGATCGGAGGCCGGTCCGGGCCGCGCGGCCGACTCCGACAGCTGCTGGGGTACGGCCCCCGGGTGCCGGCCGCACTGCTGCTCGCGGTGGTGACCGCACTCGCCCTCGGACCGGCCCGGGCGGACTCGCGGCCGCCGGAATCGGCACCGCCGGTCGGCCGAACGGGTTGTCCTGCGGAGGGGGGAGAAAATCACCCGTGACCGGCGGACGACTTCGTCGTTCACGCGGCATGAAGGGCTTCAAGGAATTCCTGCTGCGCGGAAACGTCGTCGAACTGGCCGTCGCCGTGGTCATCGGTGCGGCCTTCACCAGCATCGTCAACGCCTTCGTCAAGGGCGTGATCAATCCGATCGTCGGCGCGTTCGGGGCCCAGGACCTCGCGTCCTACAGCTCCTGCCTCAAAGGGCCCTGTGAGGTGAGCGCCACCGGCGAGGTCACGTCCGGAATCCCGATCCTCTGGGGCAGCGTGCTCAGCGCGGCCCTGCAGTTCCTGATCACCGCCGCCGTCGTCTACTTCTGCCTCATCCTGCCGATGACCAGGTTCACCGCCCGGCGCAAGACCCTGGCCGAGGTCCAGGCCGAGGCCGAGGCCAAGGAGGTCCTGCTGCTCACCGAGATCCGCGACGCCCTGGTCACCCGGGCCGCCTGAAGACCGGGCTGCC comes from Streptomyces sp. TLI_053 and encodes:
- a CDS encoding FmdB family zinc ribbon protein; amino-acid sequence: MPTYQYQCTECGNGLEAVQKFTDEALTTCPDCQGRLRKVFSAVGVVFKGSGFYRTDSRSSSSSSVGSGSSSTSSSTSPASSSSGSSSSGSSGSSGSSAPAASPAPAAG
- the mscL gene encoding large conductance mechanosensitive channel protein MscL, whose translation is MKGFKEFLLRGNVVELAVAVVIGAAFTSIVNAFVKGVINPIVGAFGAQDLASYSSCLKGPCEVSATGEVTSGIPILWGSVLSAALQFLITAAVVYFCLILPMTRFTARRKTLAEVQAEAEAKEVLLLTEIRDALVTRAA